A stretch of the Nicotiana tabacum cultivar K326 chromosome 6, ASM71507v2, whole genome shotgun sequence genome encodes the following:
- the LOC107778167 gene encoding uncharacterized protein LOC107778167, which yields MCVDSDRNESILKATSIVYQGVSHYSCMCHIWTNIRVKLKKGHLQLNELYFATAGSYTLYEFNEKMSKIEEIDPRVKSYLYDIGYHRWSRVHVTVNRTWTMTSNIAESLNAVTKDARELPIFDLLEYMRTLLERWTKEKLLKAKGTFTFLGYKFNKELEKNSTLSQKLRVRASRDHIHIVIDGVKRYIICLESKKCSYGQFQLDELPCAHALAALRHMNET from the exons ATGTGTGTTGATTCAGATAGGAATGAGAGTATCCTGAAGGCAACATCAATTGTCTATCAGGGCGTGTCACACTACTCTTGCATGTGCcatatttggacaaatataaggGTAAAGCTCAAGAAGGGTCATCTACAATTAAATGAATTGTACTTTGCTACAGCAGGGTCATACACTCTGTATGAATTTAATGAAAAGATGTCGAAGATTGAAGAGATAGACCCGCGTGTTAAATCATACCTCTATGATATTGGCTATCATAGATGGTCAAGAGTACATGTAACAGTGAATAGAACTTGGACTATGACATCAAACATTGCAGAGTCGTTGAATGCTGTAACAAAAGATGCAAGAGAGCTGCCAATATTTGACCTATTAGAGTATATGAGGACACTTCTTGAACGTTGGACGAAAGAGAAGTTATTGAAGGCAAAGGGTACTTTCACATTCCTTGGGTACAAATTCAACAAAGAATTGGAGAAAAACAGTACATTATCTCAGAAACTTAGG GTGAGGGCTTCAAGAGATCATATCCATATTGTGATAGATGGTGTGAAGCGGTACATTATATGTCTTGAAAGCAAGAAATGTAGTTATGGCCAGTTCCAACTTGATGAACTTCCATGTGCGCATGCTTTGGCAGCTTTAAGGCACATGAATGAAACTTAA